A window of Chryseobacterium aquaeductus genomic DNA:
AAAATATTTTCGGAATTGATGCCGAACAAAATCCAAAATCTAAAATTGATGGCAGGGTAAAAATTAATTTAATTGAAAACCTTACCAAAGAAGATTTCTACAATGACGTCTCTGCAAAAATGCAGAAGGATATTCAGGAATGTCTCAACAACGGATTTAGTTTTTCAGATATTACTATTTTGTGTCGCGGGAACTTTGATATTTTCAGTTATTCTCAGAAATTAGGGAATTTGAAAGTCGGTTACAAAGGTGAGGAAACCAATATCAAAACTATTTCCGATAAAGGTTTGACTTTAGAATTATCAAATACTTTGCAGGCAGTTATTCAGTTTTTAAGATGGGAAACCAACCAAAAAAACAAAACGCATCTGATTATGTTGATGTTTTATCTGAATCGTCTGGGCAGGATTTCGATGGCAGATTTCAGTTTAGATATGCAAGAAATTTTGGCAATTGATTCTCATGAAAAGGTTTTAGAATTCATTCAAACAAAATATATTTTAAAACTAAAACAAGATAATTTTCCGAAATTTAATCTCTATAATTTCGTCGAATATTACATCAACGAATTTGCAGTTGAAAATAAAGAAACTGATTTTCTACTTAATTTTCTGGAAATGCTGTTTAATTTTACCCAAAATGCAGGAGCAAGCACGAAAGAATTTCTGAAATATTGGGACGAAGAAGCATCAAAACACACAATTCAGGCTTCTGAAAATATTGATGCCATTCAGATCATGACGATTCACAAAGCAAAAGGTCTGGAGTTTCCTGTAGTTTTTATTCCTTTAGAAAATAAAAATTCTGACAGCCAATTCAACAATTGGTTTGATACAGACGGTGACGAAGCATTGAAATCTGTAAACATCAATCAGTTTAATAAAAATCTCGAAGCTTACGATCCGGAAATTGAAAAATTTAATAAAATAAATTCGTACAAAAACTTTGTAGACCGCCTTTGTCTGCAATATGTTGCAACTACGAGACCTGTAGAACAGCTTTTCTTTTATCTTCAGAAAGCCAATAAAACTTCGAATAATCTGGAGATCTTGGAGTTTATTCAGTCTAAAAATACTGAAAATCTTGACGAGTTTGATTTATATGAATTAAATCCGGAAACGCTGAAAAAGCACACCAAACACAAAAGTTCGTCTTATAAAACCAAGGACATTGAAAGCCTGAATAATAAGCACGAAAAAAGCACGTCGATAAAAATTGCAACACCTTCAAAGACCTATCAGGAACGAAATAAAAAAGTGCGAACCGGAATTTTTGTACACGAATTATTATCAAAAATAAATACTGAAAAAGACATTCTAAAAGTCTTGGAAAGTTATGCTCTTGAAGGTCAGATTACTTTAGCTGAGAAAGCTGAAATTCATGAAAAATTAATAGAAATTATCACCACTCACTCCGAATTTTTTGATGAAAAGTGGGAAGTAATTAATGAAAAAGACATCATGATTTCCGAAAGAGGAATCAGCAAAATTTATCGTCCCGACCGTATTTTGAAAAGCAACGAAGGCTGCATCATTGTGGATTTTAAAACCGGACAAGAATCTGAAAAGAATGACAGACAAATTGAGAGGTATAAAATTGTCTTGGAAAGTTTGGGAATGAAAGTTTTGAAAACGCAGTTGATTTATTTGTAAGACACTAAACTTTACAGACAATCTCATATTTTTTCCTAACTGAAATATTTTTTTCTCAAATAAAAACAGTTATAATCGACAACTTCACATCCATACTTAGTTTTATAAAAATTTTAATCAATGATAAAAAAATTAACTATAAAAATTTGATATAGTGTTTTTTACATGTCTAAATTTATCTTGCATGTTTGATTTATTTTATATTTTTGCAACTCAAAATAATATTTAAAAAAATATGAGACAAATTAATTTAGTAGCAATGATATACAAAAAAGAAGGTAATTACTTTCAAAATGAAGTATACTAATGTTAATTTTAGAATTAGGATGAGGTTTATTCAAGTTCTTTGCATCTTAATAGCAGGACTAATTTATTCTCAAGATTATCCTTTGAAGTTTGGCATAAAAGCTGGCTGGAATTATTCTAATGTAAATGCCATTGATGAATTTGGAGAAAAATCAGGCTATCTAAGTGGAATCATTGATGAAGCGTATGGTGGTTTTGTGATCGAAAAACAAATTTCAACGAAGTCATATATTCAAGCAGCACCTACAATCACTTTTATGGATGGGGTTATATTTATCGAGTTACCTGTCTATTTTAAATAAAATTTTCACTACTTATTGGTCCAAAACTGAATTATATTCCCGATGAGCAGTATAATAATTTCTACTATTTTAGAAGAAGATTAGGAATTAGTGGAGATATTGGTGCAGAATATAAAATATCTGACCATTTTACAGTAGAAGGGACTTTTTCAAAAGGATTTACAAAACAGTTTGATCAATTAGTTTTAACTTATTATCAAGCAAGAAGAGATGTTTACAGAATTGGGGTGACCTACTATTTCTAATCATCAATAGATCTCACATAATATGATTACACAATTTCGGCGGCACCTTTGGTGCCGCCGAAACTATTTATTTCCAAAAAAAATTAAGCTTTCGTATCCGGAACAAAAACTCTCTGCGAAAGTTCCTGATCAAAAAGATACAATGCTGATGGGTTGTCACAAACCATTTTGATTTTAGTGACATACTGCGATGCACTCGCTTCCTCTTCTACCTGTTCGTTGATGAACCATTGTAAGAATGAAGTGGTGGCAAAATCGCCTTCGTCGTTGGCATTCTTTACAATATTGAAAATACTTCTGGTCACTTTTTTCTCGTGCTCCAGCGCTTTTTCAAAAATATCTACCGCATTCTCGAAGTCGTGAGGTGGTTTTGCAATTTCACCTATGATGATCTGACCTCCAACATCATTCAGATAATCAAACATTTTATCTGCATGCATGAGTTCTTCTTTGCTCTGAACCCTGAAGTAATTGGCAATTCCGTCTAAATCTTTGGCGAAAAACCAAGCTGACATTGATAGATAATATTGAGCAGCATATTGCTCGTGAGCTATTTGTTCGTTGATGAGTTGTGCAATTTTTTCGCTTACCATAATAAAAATTTATACTCAAAATTACGGATTAAAAGGCAGATTTGGAACGTTTCAACAAGATTTAGATTGAATATAAAAAAGGATGAAATTGCTTTCATCCTTCTCACATTAAAAAATCAAAATCAAGAATCTATTAATTCATTTGTTGAGGAGCAGTTTTAAAACCATGCTTCATTTTTCTGTCTCCCTTCATTCCTTTTTCTTTCATCATTGCTCTTCTCTGCTCCATTTTTGCTTTTTTTCCTGCTTCCCATTTAGCATACTGTTCAGGCGTAAGAATGTTCTTCATCTCATTATCCATCTGCTGTCTTTTCGCCTTCATCTCAGCCATTTTTGCCTGTCTCTGCTCTTTGTTTTTTTCAAAGTTATTCACCATTTCAGATTTTCTTTTTTCGTGAAGACCTTTGATCTGGGCTATCTGACTCTGATTTAGATTCAGTTCTTTCTTCATCTCAGCCATTCTTTCCTGCTCTTTTTCCTGCATCTTCTGCTTCATTTCTTCTCTGTTGAATTTTTTATCTTGTGGGGCTTGTTGTGCCATTGCAAAACTTCCCATTCCGATCATTGCGATTGCTAATACAAATTTTTTCATTTCGTTTAAATTAATTGGTTTGTTATGTCTTTTTGATAGATAATTTGAGCTAAGGTTAAATATGATATTCATAAATAATGTTAAATTTTAACAATAATAATTTTATAATATTTATTAATAAAAAAGAGATCAGGCAATAAAACCTGATCTCAACACCACTCAAATATAATATATGAAAACTAATTTTTTACTAAACTATTTCGGAATCCTCCGGAACTTCTTCCTTCATTTCTTTTATTCTCCTGTCTTGGCGTATTTTTCTGAATTCTTGGGCTGGAACTCTCACTTCTTTGTTGAGATCTGAAGCCTCCGTTCCCTCTCGTTCCACTGCTTTCAGACCTTGGCGTTACCGTTCTGGTTCCTCCGCTTTCCGATCTTTTATTATCGCCATTTCGGAATCCTCCGTTACTGGTAGTACTTCTCACTCCATTATTTCCGTTGTTGCTTCTCACTCCGTTATTAGAGTTTCTAAAACCTCCATTGTTACCATTATTACTTTTGACACCATTGCTTTGATTTCTAAATCCACCGGAATTGTTATTTCCATTTCTGAATCCTGAATTTCTCACCACATTCAATGTAGGATTATCATTTCTTCTGAAACTGCTTCTGTCAACTCTGTACACATTGATATTCACATTTCTGTATCTCGGCATTACCCTAAATCTTGGCGTGTAATAACTTCTTCTATAGTTTTGAAAATATACAATGGGTCTGTGACCTTGATAATAATTGTTCTGAAAAACTACAAATACTCTTGGTCCCAAAATTCTCTCCATTGCATAAAATCTGTCATAATACCATCTGTCTGGGTTGTATCTGTAAAAGTTATTCCAGTTAGAAAAATTGGAGTACAAATTATTCAGATATAAAATCTGATCAATTTGCCAACGGTTTAATCTATTTTGCTGAAAAAACACATTCCAGTTTACATTGACGATGCTATTTCGGTAATCGTTATAATAACTTTGATAATAATCTTGCGGATAATAATCCTGTGGATAGTTATAATAATAATCATCCGGGAAATAATTTTGATCATCCTGATCAGAATAATAGTCGTCATTCTCTCCGTAGCCATCATTGTACCCGTTGTTTGGATATTGCTGTGCAAAGGACAAAGTAGCTAATGTCAAAGCAAATCCCAAAAATATTTTTTTCATTTCGATAATCATTAATTGGTTAATATTTCAGAACTCTCATTCTTGTCTTTTGGATGTAAAGAAAAAAAAGAAGTTAAACCCTAAGGTCAAACTTCTTTTATAAATATTTTTAATCAACTGATAATCAATACAATTATTTTCATCATGCGCGACCACTGTCTTTCACCCAATCTGAAATTTTTTGATTAAATACTGAGTTTTCTATTAAATTTTCCACATTTAGATGCATTCTGTATCGCCAAAAATGAGGAAACACTGCAGGATTATTAATTCTCTCCTCGTTCATATTGGGATTGGTCAGGTCATTTTCTAATGCAAAAAATTCCTGAATAGGAAAAATTGCCAACATGGCATCGTTATACAAATGTTGCTTCATGATAATCTCTGCTAAATGAGGTTCTAATTGTTCCGGAGCTTTACCATATTGCATCAGCTGCTGATTATAGTATTGCTGCGTCAGGTGATGATTTTCTTGCCACCACTGTCGCAATGTAGAGCTGTCATGCGAAGATGCCGTTACAACATTCATATAATCTGCATTTTTAGGATTATAGAAAGAAATCTGA
This region includes:
- a CDS encoding UvrD-helicase domain-containing protein — its product is MQNSYTVINASAGSGKTYALVQRLLMICLRYPNQQHSIRNILALTFTNKAANEMKERILSWLGNFTAENYADNTDLKNIQSAFEEEGIKITIDELHYRSKKLLDYVLHNYSTLNIGTIDRFNSRLVRSFSYELGLAKNFNLEIDAEPFLIEAVDKMLDQIGENDSISNSFMDYVDYSLENNERINLNKNLYDSAKEFVKDIHYEHLKNNKSFDDSKYEDIKNTLRKEIVFNKKHSLEIATQSIELFKSKNIDVEDFSQGKNGIGGFFTKILDFYNKKRPGFPFPTNEESALNNIQKGAAAKSKHKESEIFEILEQLLKNRMQLILLFIETQKKEKILSALLPLKVNKDIQDELKKIEDENDLVLLSKFNILINENLKNEPSAFIYEKVGSQFQHYFFDEFQDTSELQWQNFMPLRDHSVSTENTSFTLVGDPKQSIYRFRGGESKLMLDIINKKEISPKEAELLVLKDNWRSAKNIVQFNNELYQFHSIDLEEEHKNIFGIDAEQNPKSKIDGRVKINLIENLTKEDFYNDVSAKMQKDIQECLNNGFSFSDITILCRGNFDIFSYSQKLGNLKVGYKGEETNIKTISDKGLTLELSNTLQAVIQFLRWETNQKNKTHLIMLMFYLNRLGRISMADFSLDMQEILAIDSHEKVLEFIQTKYILKLKQDNFPKFNLYNFVEYYINEFAVENKETDFLLNFLEMLFNFTQNAGASTKEFLKYWDEEASKHTIQASENIDAIQIMTIHKAKGLEFPVVFIPLENKNSDSQFNNWFDTDGDEALKSVNINQFNKNLEAYDPEIEKFNKINSYKNFVDRLCLQYVATTRPVEQLFFYLQKANKTSNNLEILEFIQSKNTENLDEFDLYELNPETLKKHTKHKSSSYKTKDIESLNNKHEKSTSIKIATPSKTYQERNKKVRTGIFVHELLSKINTEKDILKVLESYALEGQITLAEKAEIHEKLIEIITTHSEFFDEKWEVINEKDIMISERGISKIYRPDRILKSNEGCIIVDFKTGQESEKNDRQIERYKIVLESLGMKVLKTQLIYL
- a CDS encoding DUF342 domain-containing protein produces the protein MKKFVLAIAMIGMGSFAMAQQAPQDKKFNREEMKQKMQEKEQERMAEMKKELNLNQSQIAQIKGLHEKRKSEMVNNFEKNKEQRQAKMAEMKAKRQQMDNEMKNILTPEQYAKWEAGKKAKMEQRRAMMKEKGMKGDRKMKHGFKTAPQQMN
- a CDS encoding ferritin, giving the protein MVSEKIAQLINEQIAHEQYAAQYYLSMSAWFFAKDLDGIANYFRVQSKEELMHADKMFDYLNDVGGQIIIGEIAKPPHDFENAVDIFEKALEHEKKVTRSIFNIVKNANDEGDFATTSFLQWFINEQVEEEASASQYVTKIKMVCDNPSALYLFDQELSQRVFVPDTKA